In the genome of Qipengyuania seohaensis, one region contains:
- a CDS encoding MAPEG family protein, with translation MGLFLPVTLTAAAAAALINLWLSVRVGQMRGVTKTIHGDDGGGPLTRRMRAQLNFVENTPFVLVLIAAIEISGKGAPWLAWVAGIYMLGRVAHGMGMDAETGTKPRMIGTLITMLTLLGLAVMATLIAMRVI, from the coding sequence ATGGGTTTGTTTCTACCTGTCACACTGACAGCAGCGGCTGCGGCGGCACTTATCAACCTGTGGCTGTCGGTGCGAGTCGGCCAGATGCGCGGTGTAACCAAGACAATTCACGGCGACGACGGAGGCGGTCCGCTGACCCGCCGGATGCGCGCACAGCTCAACTTCGTGGAAAACACGCCCTTCGTGCTCGTCCTTATCGCTGCGATCGAAATTAGCGGCAAGGGCGCTCCGTGGCTCGCCTGGGTTGCCGGCATCTATATGCTGGGCCGCGTCGCCCACGGCATGGGCATGGATGCGGAAACCGGCACCAAGCCACGCATGATCGGCACTCTGATCACCATGCTGACCCTTCTGGGACTCGCGGTGATGGCCACGCTGATTGCGATGCGGGTTATCTAG
- a CDS encoding DUF721 domain-containing protein has protein sequence MSAALMESDKPKSPNRPSGQKKPASKGKAGKPYERPRGGQAKAISDLMPQIGRPAFRRFGFVQSSIVSRWPEIVGDTHSRVCTPEMIRFPPGEKSEGILELVVKPAHAPLIQQVLPEIIERVNRFFGYKAVARIKLRQGAVKPPEAKQKAKAPPSLKPIPMELGDSLRDIGDPELRAVLESLARGLGSQEEDGTD, from the coding sequence ATGAGCGCAGCCCTAATGGAAAGCGACAAGCCGAAATCCCCGAACAGGCCTTCCGGGCAGAAGAAGCCCGCCAGCAAAGGCAAGGCGGGAAAGCCGTACGAGCGGCCCAGGGGCGGTCAGGCAAAAGCCATCTCGGACCTGATGCCACAGATCGGACGACCCGCTTTCCGCCGCTTCGGTTTCGTCCAGTCATCGATCGTGAGCCGATGGCCCGAAATCGTCGGTGACACCCATTCGCGGGTCTGCACGCCGGAAATGATCCGCTTCCCTCCGGGCGAAAAATCCGAAGGGATCCTGGAACTGGTGGTCAAGCCCGCCCACGCCCCGCTGATACAGCAGGTCTTGCCGGAGATCATCGAGCGCGTGAACCGGTTCTTCGGTTACAAGGCAGTGGCACGAATCAAGCTTCGGCAAGGTGCGGTTAAGCCGCCCGAGGCAAAGCAGAAGGCGAAAGCCCCGCCGTCGCTGAAGCCAATACCGATGGAACTTGGCGATAGTTTGCGCGATATCGGGGATCCTGAACTGCGTGCCGTGCTTGAATCGCTGGCACGCGGTCTCGGATCGCAAGAGGAAGACGGAACCGACTGA
- a CDS encoding MerR family transcriptional regulator encodes MAEFDDHKDEGALRTIGEVARATGIKTHVLRYWEQQFPSLKPLKRSGGRRYYRAEDVALVERINRLVNEEGYTLKGAKAALRGVPDQQTAAQDATISTPAGSPAALLPRLKSVRDELRAALEAAG; translated from the coding sequence ATGGCCGAATTCGACGATCACAAGGACGAAGGTGCGCTCCGCACCATCGGTGAGGTAGCGCGAGCGACGGGTATCAAGACCCATGTCCTGCGATATTGGGAACAGCAGTTCCCCAGCCTCAAGCCCCTGAAACGCAGTGGCGGACGGCGCTATTACCGCGCCGAAGACGTGGCCTTGGTCGAACGGATCAACCGGCTAGTAAACGAGGAAGGCTATACTCTGAAGGGCGCGAAAGCCGCGCTGCGCGGCGTTCCGGACCAGCAGACTGCGGCGCAGGATGCGACAATCTCCACACCTGCCGGGTCCCCCGCAGCTCTCCTCCCGCGCCTGAAGTCCGTGCGTGACGAACTGCGTGCCGCGCTAGAAGCCGCCGGTTAG
- a CDS encoding beta-ketoacyl-ACP synthase III: protein MIRSVITGSGSALPAKCVTNAEMAERVETSDEWIVERTGIRQRYIAGEGETTSTLATEAARNALEDAGVEASEIGLIVLATATPDHTFPATATQVQHALGCGGGVAFDVQAVCSGFLYALATADSMLRTGMAQKALVIGAETFSRILDWEDRTTCVLFGDGAGAVVLEAQDVAEDGPGILSTKLHADGAHRELLYVDGGPSTTGEVGKLRMKGREVFRHAVVNLADVLREVIGNTGISAEEIDWVVPHQANARILDATARKLNLPVEKVIVTVDKHANTSAASVPLAFDVARRDGRIKQGDLVMFEAMGGGFTWGASLARM, encoded by the coding sequence ATGATCCGTTCGGTCATCACCGGCAGCGGCAGCGCACTTCCAGCGAAGTGTGTGACCAACGCCGAGATGGCCGAGCGTGTCGAAACCAGCGACGAATGGATCGTGGAACGCACCGGCATCCGCCAGCGCTACATCGCCGGCGAGGGTGAAACCACCTCGACCCTGGCAACCGAAGCGGCTCGCAATGCGCTCGAAGATGCGGGCGTCGAGGCGAGCGAAATCGGCCTGATCGTACTGGCGACGGCCACGCCCGACCACACCTTTCCCGCCACTGCTACCCAGGTCCAGCATGCGCTGGGCTGCGGCGGGGGTGTGGCTTTCGATGTGCAGGCAGTCTGCTCGGGTTTCCTGTACGCGCTGGCAACCGCCGACTCGATGCTGCGCACCGGCATGGCGCAGAAGGCGCTGGTGATCGGCGCAGAGACTTTCAGCCGCATTCTCGACTGGGAAGACCGCACGACCTGCGTCCTTTTCGGCGACGGCGCGGGGGCCGTGGTGCTCGAAGCGCAGGACGTTGCCGAGGACGGTCCCGGCATCCTTTCGACCAAGCTTCATGCCGACGGAGCGCATCGCGAATTGCTCTACGTCGATGGCGGTCCCTCGACGACCGGAGAAGTTGGCAAGCTGCGGATGAAGGGACGCGAAGTGTTCCGTCATGCCGTGGTGAATCTTGCCGATGTTCTGCGTGAAGTGATTGGAAATACAGGAATTTCTGCCGAAGAAATCGACTGGGTCGTGCCGCATCAGGCCAACGCGCGCATCCTCGATGCGACCGCGCGCAAGCTCAATCTGCCGGTAGAAAAGGTGATCGTCACGGTGGACAAGCACGCCAATACGTCGGCTGCTTCGGTCCCGCTGGCCTTCGATGTTGCGCGCCGGGACGGCCGGATAAAACAGGGCGATCTCGTCATGTTCGAAGCCATGGGCGGCGGATTTACCTGGGGTGCATCGCTCGCCCGCATGTAA
- the plsX gene encoding phosphate acyltransferase PlsX gives MSLPRIAIDAMGGDEGVRTMIDGAAMARRRHDRFKFLLVGDETRIKNALADHPGMSGASEILHCEDVVGGDEKPSKALRRAKTTSMGLAVDAVKRGEAGAAVSAGNTGALMAMSKLALRTMPGLDRPALAALLPTLGDNDVIMLDLGANRECDARNLVQFAIMGAAYSRIVTGRERPRTRLLNIGTEETKGTEDIQNAAEILRGATGLDMEFEGYVEADKINRGECDVVVCDGFSGNIALKAIEGTARFVTDLLRRAFTSSIRSKVGFLVSRPATELLKHHLDPNNHNGAVFLGLNGVVVKSHGSADATGVANAVEVAARLLEDDILNRIRKDLGAVGTEGFSAK, from the coding sequence ATGAGTTTGCCGCGTATCGCTATTGACGCGATGGGCGGCGACGAAGGCGTGCGCACCATGATCGACGGTGCCGCGATGGCGCGGCGCCGCCACGATCGATTCAAGTTCCTGCTGGTCGGCGATGAAACGCGCATCAAGAATGCGCTCGCCGATCATCCGGGAATGTCCGGCGCTTCGGAAATCCTGCATTGCGAAGATGTGGTCGGGGGCGACGAAAAGCCTTCCAAGGCCCTGCGCCGTGCGAAAACCACCAGCATGGGCCTGGCTGTCGACGCCGTTAAGCGCGGCGAAGCTGGCGCAGCCGTCTCTGCCGGAAACACCGGCGCGCTGATGGCGATGAGCAAGCTTGCCCTGCGCACAATGCCGGGCCTCGACCGGCCCGCCCTTGCAGCGCTCTTGCCGACGCTGGGCGATAACGACGTTATCATGCTCGACCTTGGCGCAAACCGCGAATGCGATGCGCGCAACCTGGTCCAGTTCGCCATCATGGGCGCGGCCTATTCGCGCATCGTGACCGGCCGCGAACGTCCGCGCACCCGCCTGCTGAATATCGGCACGGAAGAGACCAAGGGCACCGAAGACATCCAGAATGCCGCCGAAATCCTGCGCGGGGCCACCGGTCTCGACATGGAGTTCGAAGGCTATGTCGAAGCGGACAAGATCAACCGCGGCGAATGCGATGTGGTCGTGTGCGACGGGTTTTCCGGCAATATCGCGCTCAAGGCGATCGAAGGTACGGCGCGCTTCGTCACCGACCTGCTGCGCCGCGCCTTCACCAGCTCGATTCGCTCCAAGGTCGGCTTCCTCGTGTCGCGTCCGGCGACCGAATTGCTCAAGCACCATCTCGACCCGAACAACCATAACGGCGCCGTATTCCTCGGCCTCAACGGCGTGGTTGTGAAAAGCCATGGAAGCGCGGACGCCACCGGCGTCGCCAATGCCGTGGAAGTCGCCGCACGCCTGCTTGAGGACGATATCCTCAACCGCATCCGCAAGGATCTCGGCGCTGTCGGCACCGAAGGGTTCTCGGCGAAATGA
- a CDS encoding class I SAM-dependent methyltransferase — protein MTQRIGDGSAGDVDYGDIGGTYAQFRQPDPIIEAQIHRALGDAKTVLNVGAGAGSYEPTDREVTAVEPSRSMRAQRPAHLVEAVDAMAEDLPFPDKSFDASMASVTVHQWSDLEKGLSEMRRVTIGPIVLLVCDPELMHDYWLSDYIPEVRAVEAARFPQISRIVDALGGKIEVEPVPVPLECSDGFNEAYYGRPERFLNPAARLACSSWSLVPDEAVDRFVTTLAEDLESGNWDRKYGHLRTQPFFDGPLRLIIGRPV, from the coding sequence ATGACGCAACGGATAGGTGATGGCAGCGCGGGCGATGTCGATTATGGCGACATCGGGGGAACCTACGCCCAATTCCGCCAGCCCGACCCGATAATCGAAGCTCAGATCCACCGCGCGTTGGGAGATGCAAAGACCGTCTTGAACGTCGGCGCAGGAGCCGGTTCCTACGAGCCGACCGATCGTGAGGTCACGGCGGTCGAACCATCGCGTTCCATGCGGGCACAGCGTCCTGCACATCTGGTCGAAGCCGTCGATGCCATGGCGGAAGACCTGCCTTTTCCCGACAAATCCTTCGATGCCTCGATGGCGAGCGTTACCGTCCACCAGTGGAGCGATCTCGAAAAAGGCCTGTCGGAAATGCGCCGGGTCACGATCGGCCCGATCGTCCTGCTGGTGTGCGATCCGGAGCTTATGCACGACTATTGGCTGAGCGATTACATTCCCGAAGTGCGCGCAGTCGAAGCCGCGCGTTTCCCGCAGATTTCGAGGATTGTGGACGCCTTGGGAGGCAAGATCGAAGTCGAGCCAGTTCCCGTCCCGCTGGAATGCAGCGACGGTTTCAACGAAGCCTATTACGGAAGGCCCGAACGCTTCCTCAATCCTGCCGCACGACTGGCCTGTTCAAGCTGGAGCCTGGTTCCGGATGAAGCGGTCGATCGTTTCGTCACCACGCTTGCCGAAGATCTGGAAAGCGGGAATTGGGATCGAAAATACGGGCACTTGCGCACGCAGCCGTTCTTTGACGGTCCGCTGCGCCTGATCATTGGAAGACCAGTCTAG
- a CDS encoding integration host factor subunit alpha, with translation MMRSVGTLTRADLAETINRKMGLSRAESLDLVEQVLDKMSQALIQGENVKISGFGSFVLRDKKERIGRNPKTGVEVPITPRRVMTFRASQLLKDRVADG, from the coding sequence ATGATGCGCTCGGTGGGAACCCTGACCCGCGCCGATCTGGCAGAAACTATCAATCGTAAGATGGGCCTCAGCAGGGCCGAATCGCTCGATCTGGTGGAGCAGGTGCTCGACAAGATGTCGCAGGCCCTGATCCAGGGTGAGAACGTGAAGATTTCCGGTTTCGGCAGCTTCGTTCTGCGCGACAAGAAAGAGCGTATTGGCCGTAATCCCAAAACGGGCGTAGAAGTTCCGATCACGCCGCGCCGCGTCATGACTTTCCGGGCAAGCCAGTTGCTTAAGGATCGCGTCGCCGACGGCTAA
- the rpmF gene encoding 50S ribosomal protein L32 has protein sequence MAVPKRKVSPHRRGNRRAHDSLKVEAHHECSNCGELKRPHNLCPHCGFYNGREVIAVGL, from the coding sequence ATGGCCGTCCCCAAGAGGAAAGTATCGCCCCACCGCCGCGGCAACCGTCGTGCGCACGATTCGCTCAAGGTCGAAGCTCATCACGAGTGCTCGAACTGCGGTGAACTCAAGCGTCCGCACAACCTTTGCCCGCACTGCGGTTTCTACAACGGGCGCGAAGTCATCGCCGTCGGTCTTTAA
- a CDS encoding thioredoxin domain-containing protein has protein sequence MKTSLRLAILAPFALTLAACGDSTEEADAGSLEGDAIAAIAAPEGTSWLEVASKTGNGGFVIGNPDAPLKLVEFASHTCGACAYFAENGSTPLQQDYVDTGVVSYEIRPLLRDPLDVTISTLAQCGAPESFHALSDQAWASLGTFGETLQANPSAYEAAMQAAPEQRFLQLAQSAGLIDFFAARGLSADQARTCLTDAQGIEAIATTSRTAADELNVTGTPTFFLNGQRLDGNQWAQIEPILQRAGAR, from the coding sequence ATGAAAACCAGCTTGCGCCTCGCCATTCTCGCACCATTCGCCCTGACGCTTGCGGCGTGCGGCGACAGCACGGAAGAGGCGGACGCCGGTTCGCTCGAAGGGGATGCGATCGCCGCGATCGCCGCACCGGAAGGTACGAGCTGGCTTGAAGTCGCCAGCAAGACCGGCAATGGCGGGTTCGTAATCGGCAATCCCGACGCGCCGCTGAAGCTGGTGGAATTTGCCAGCCACACCTGCGGAGCCTGCGCCTATTTCGCCGAGAACGGTTCGACGCCCCTCCAGCAGGATTACGTCGATACCGGCGTGGTCAGCTATGAAATCCGCCCGCTTCTGCGCGATCCGCTGGACGTGACGATTTCGACGCTGGCACAGTGCGGCGCTCCGGAAAGCTTCCACGCCTTGTCCGACCAGGCATGGGCTTCCCTCGGCACATTTGGCGAAACGCTTCAGGCCAACCCGTCTGCGTATGAAGCCGCGATGCAGGCAGCGCCCGAACAGCGCTTCCTCCAGCTTGCCCAGTCCGCAGGACTGATCGATTTCTTCGCCGCTCGCGGTCTCTCCGCCGATCAGGCGCGCACCTGCCTGACGGACGCACAGGGAATCGAGGCTATCGCGACCACCTCGCGCACTGCGGCCGATGAACTGAACGTCACCGGCACACCCACCTTCTTCCTCAACGGCCAGCGGCTCGACGGGAACCAGTGGGCGCAGATCGAACCAATCCTGCAACGCGCCGGCGCCAGGTAA
- a CDS encoding DsbA family protein translates to MKISAKLAASALFAAAAFASIPAAGQDLPTNKPRGNWNTVVNEVDGGHVLGNPDADARLVEFMSYTCSHCAEFTKTGESAIKLLYVPGGKVSYEVRHLIRDPVDLTAALAAQCGAPSKFFANHTALLMKYPEWMAKARSMTQAQMARWNFGSFAARSQAIASDLDFYEIMESRGYSRIQLDDCLKDETKARAIAAQSQADVAKYGLTGTPTFIMGGEMLDAHDWPRLQPYLDALYKK, encoded by the coding sequence GTGAAAATTTCTGCCAAACTCGCCGCGAGCGCCCTTTTCGCCGCTGCTGCATTTGCTTCCATTCCCGCCGCTGGACAGGACCTTCCGACGAACAAGCCGCGCGGTAACTGGAATACCGTGGTCAACGAAGTCGACGGCGGCCATGTCCTCGGCAATCCCGATGCCGATGCGCGGCTGGTCGAATTCATGAGCTATACCTGCTCGCACTGCGCAGAGTTCACGAAGACCGGCGAAAGCGCGATCAAGCTTCTCTACGTGCCCGGCGGCAAGGTTTCCTACGAGGTCCGGCACCTTATCCGCGATCCGGTCGACCTCACGGCGGCCCTCGCCGCGCAATGCGGTGCGCCCTCCAAGTTCTTCGCCAATCACACCGCGCTGCTTATGAAATATCCCGAATGGATGGCCAAGGCGCGCAGCATGACACAGGCGCAGATGGCGCGGTGGAATTTCGGCAGCTTCGCAGCTCGCTCTCAAGCGATTGCTAGCGATCTCGATTTTTACGAGATCATGGAAAGCCGCGGTTATTCGCGCATCCAGCTGGACGACTGTCTGAAGGACGAGACCAAGGCGCGCGCCATTGCGGCACAAAGCCAGGCCGATGTTGCGAAATACGGGCTGACCGGCACTCCGACTTTCATCATGGGCGGAGAGATGCTCGACGCGCATGATTGGCCGCGCCTCCAGCCCTATCTCGACGCGCTCTACAAGAAGTAA
- the mutY gene encoding A/G-specific adenine glycosylase → MAASISDTLLAWYDTHARDLPWRARPGAPPTDPYRVWLSEVMLQQTTVAAVKPYFEAFTDRWPSVEDLAAAPEEDVMAAWAGLGYYSRARNLVKASRAVSDMGGFPRTESELRGLPGLGAYTAAAVASIAFGARAVVVDANVERVVSRLFAIEEPLPSSRKLIREHTDQITPEQRAGDFAQAMMDLGATICTSRDPKCLLCPLSASCEGRTNGDPSRYPFKAPKKAKPVREGQAYWITREDHVWLVRREGTGMLGGMRALPDDGWSAKGDGHKNAPTGGPWRDLGLVRHTFSHFALELAVCETQATSDPLEEGEWWPLDRLDEAGLPTLFAKAARLALA, encoded by the coding sequence GTGGCCGCCAGCATCTCCGACACACTTCTCGCATGGTACGACACGCACGCCCGCGACCTGCCGTGGCGTGCGCGGCCCGGTGCGCCGCCGACCGACCCCTACCGGGTCTGGCTTTCCGAGGTGATGCTGCAACAGACTACGGTCGCTGCGGTGAAACCCTATTTTGAAGCGTTCACCGATCGCTGGCCGAGCGTCGAGGATTTGGCGGCGGCGCCGGAAGAAGACGTCATGGCGGCATGGGCGGGGCTGGGGTATTATTCGCGGGCGAGAAATCTCGTGAAGGCTTCGCGCGCCGTTTCCGACATGGGCGGCTTCCCCCGGACCGAGAGCGAATTACGCGGCCTGCCCGGCCTCGGCGCCTATACTGCCGCTGCGGTTGCCTCGATCGCGTTCGGCGCACGCGCCGTTGTAGTCGACGCCAATGTCGAGCGGGTGGTTTCGCGGCTGTTCGCGATCGAGGAGCCGCTACCTTCTTCCCGCAAGCTCATTCGCGAGCACACGGACCAGATTACGCCCGAGCAGCGGGCGGGCGATTTCGCGCAAGCGATGATGGATCTCGGCGCGACGATCTGCACGTCGCGCGATCCGAAGTGCCTGCTTTGTCCGTTATCGGCCTCGTGCGAGGGCAGGACAAACGGCGATCCTTCGCGCTATCCGTTCAAGGCACCGAAGAAGGCAAAGCCGGTGCGCGAGGGGCAGGCTTACTGGATCACCAGAGAGGATCACGTCTGGCTCGTAAGGCGTGAGGGGACGGGAATGCTGGGCGGAATGCGCGCGCTTCCCGATGACGGATGGTCCGCGAAGGGCGACGGTCACAAAAATGCTCCGACCGGCGGGCCGTGGCGCGACCTGGGGCTTGTTCGGCACACATTCTCGCATTTCGCGCTGGAACTGGCGGTGTGCGAAACGCAAGCGACCTCCGACCCCCTTGAAGAGGGGGAATGGTGGCCGCTCGACAGGCTCGACGAAGCGGGATTACCGACGCTGTTCGCAAAGGCAGCGCGGCTGGCGCTTGCCTAG
- the smc gene encoding chromosome segregation protein SMC has product MLIKQLRLSGFKSFVEPSTLRIEPGLTGVVGPNGCGKSNLLEAIRWVMGENSPKSMRSGGMEDVIFAGTATRPQRDFAEVQLSAESDEGDELEVIRRIERGAGSAYRVNGKDVRAKDVALTFADAATGAHSPALVSQGKIAQVIAAKPVERRQMLEEAAGIAGLHVRRKDAESKLRSTETNLARLEDLMAGLDSQIASLRRQAKQAERYKKLSDEIKTAEARLVFARWRDAAAAAEEARKAAAAAEARVTEAQKAADEAQKAQRAAAEALAQAREEQADRRDDASAHGHRMAALTSQLEAAEQRLADLDRQKRRLEEDRGDADRMTKDAAEALARLEKELANSEKDLAANEERRPSLVAQSEDAERASRTAELALAKATADNAGVEAEWRVVEAEIAQARMRLERIEADGRRMAEQRQSLAGEDVEGALEIARIAAEEAAKSLASKRAAIESMQARKSELQAARDEASSALSAAKAELSGIQREHDALLRDREARERAAAKRSGRKQAIDGVRAAKGYERAAAAALGRDGKALLGLPDEGAEGRYWTGANAPPAVVDNLADHLDQCPDELRARLALVHVADSDDGRTLAPGESLVTLGGQLRRWDGLVVRGEGAAEAAKLEADNRFAELAERLPALQAAVSAAQHDEARSSEELGTLQRELIAADRELAATADAERQALRALDQAEAARERIAARLEELGRAEGEHSELRAAAKSELAAAQAKQAALPDPEAGRASLDAARAKNEAARSTLQARAAELAAHDQSLAVARERTAAQRSDMSNWQARSGEATRRLSDMARRFKEIEEERAVFAAKPEGLLREIEQGDQVRERLGTELAKAEQAVAQANERAAEADSVYATANEALAAARENRAGLSERAENQDGRRIEMARISGERFQSPPPLLPAKFEFEETEVKSADQEGEEMDRLTASRERIGPVNLVAAEELERIESEHGSNAAEQEELREAVNRLRGSIGSLNREGRERLREAFEQVNDHFKHLFTRLFEGGEAHLALIDSDDPLEAGLEIFAQPPGKRLQSLTLLSGGEQALTATALIFALFLTNPAPICVLDEVDAPLDDANIDRFCDLLDAMVRETNTRYLIVTHNAVTMSRMHRLFGVTMIEKGISRLVSVDLGGAEELLAAE; this is encoded by the coding sequence ATGCTCATAAAACAGCTCAGACTGAGCGGTTTCAAGAGCTTCGTCGAGCCGTCCACCCTGCGCATCGAACCCGGGCTGACCGGCGTGGTCGGCCCCAACGGGTGCGGTAAATCCAACCTGCTGGAGGCGATCCGCTGGGTCATGGGCGAAAACTCGCCCAAGTCCATGCGCTCGGGCGGGATGGAAGACGTCATCTTCGCCGGCACCGCCACGCGTCCGCAGCGCGACTTCGCCGAAGTCCAGCTATCTGCCGAAAGCGACGAAGGCGACGAGCTTGAGGTCATCCGCCGGATCGAGCGCGGCGCGGGCAGCGCGTACCGCGTCAATGGCAAGGATGTGCGCGCCAAGGATGTCGCCCTCACCTTCGCCGATGCCGCCACAGGTGCCCACTCCCCTGCCCTCGTCAGCCAGGGCAAGATCGCGCAGGTCATCGCGGCAAAGCCGGTCGAACGCCGCCAGATGCTGGAAGAGGCGGCGGGGATCGCAGGTCTCCATGTCCGCCGCAAGGATGCCGAGAGCAAGCTGCGCTCGACCGAAACCAATCTGGCGCGGCTCGAAGATCTGATGGCCGGGCTCGACAGCCAGATCGCTTCGCTGCGGCGGCAGGCGAAACAGGCGGAACGCTACAAAAAACTCTCGGACGAGATAAAGACTGCCGAGGCCCGGCTCGTGTTCGCACGCTGGCGCGATGCCGCAGCGGCTGCCGAAGAAGCCAGGAAAGCCGCTGCTGCTGCCGAAGCGCGGGTGACCGAGGCGCAGAAGGCCGCCGACGAAGCGCAGAAAGCGCAGCGAGCAGCCGCCGAAGCATTGGCACAAGCGCGCGAGGAGCAGGCAGACCGCCGTGACGACGCGAGCGCACATGGGCACCGCATGGCTGCCCTGACCAGCCAGCTGGAGGCGGCAGAACAGCGCCTCGCCGATCTCGACCGCCAGAAGCGCCGGCTGGAGGAAGATCGCGGCGATGCCGACCGCATGACCAAGGACGCGGCAGAGGCTTTGGCACGGCTCGAAAAGGAACTCGCAAACAGCGAGAAAGACCTCGCCGCAAACGAGGAACGCCGTCCCTCGCTCGTCGCGCAAAGCGAGGACGCAGAACGCGCCAGCCGCACGGCAGAACTTGCCTTGGCAAAAGCCACTGCCGATAATGCCGGGGTCGAGGCTGAATGGCGCGTCGTAGAGGCGGAGATAGCGCAGGCCCGGATGCGCCTTGAACGGATCGAGGCCGACGGTCGCCGGATGGCCGAACAGCGGCAGTCTCTGGCAGGCGAAGACGTCGAGGGAGCGCTCGAAATCGCCAGGATCGCTGCCGAGGAAGCGGCCAAGTCGCTGGCAAGCAAGCGTGCGGCTATCGAAAGCATGCAGGCACGCAAGAGCGAATTGCAGGCCGCGCGCGATGAGGCGTCGAGTGCGCTCTCTGCCGCCAAAGCCGAGCTGTCAGGCATCCAGCGCGAACACGATGCCCTCCTCCGCGACCGTGAAGCACGCGAGCGCGCCGCCGCCAAGCGCTCGGGCCGCAAGCAGGCCATCGACGGCGTGCGTGCCGCCAAGGGCTATGAACGGGCGGCTGCCGCAGCCTTGGGCCGCGACGGGAAAGCCTTGCTTGGACTGCCGGACGAAGGCGCGGAAGGTCGCTACTGGACCGGTGCGAACGCCCCGCCGGCAGTGGTCGACAACCTCGCGGATCACCTTGACCAGTGTCCCGACGAACTGCGCGCCCGGCTCGCGCTCGTCCATGTGGCAGACAGCGACGATGGCCGCACGCTCGCTCCCGGCGAAAGCCTGGTCACCCTTGGTGGTCAGCTGCGTCGTTGGGATGGTCTTGTCGTTCGCGGCGAAGGCGCAGCGGAAGCTGCAAAGCTTGAAGCGGACAATCGGTTTGCAGAGCTGGCGGAACGGCTGCCAGCCCTGCAAGCGGCAGTATCGGCTGCTCAACACGATGAGGCCCGTTCGAGCGAAGAACTGGGCACGCTTCAGCGCGAGTTGATCGCCGCCGATCGCGAATTGGCCGCTACCGCCGATGCAGAGAGGCAGGCGCTGCGCGCACTCGACCAGGCCGAGGCCGCTCGCGAACGTATCGCCGCCCGGCTGGAAGAGCTCGGACGCGCCGAGGGCGAGCACAGCGAATTGCGTGCTGCTGCCAAATCGGAGCTGGCAGCAGCGCAGGCCAAGCAGGCCGCGCTGCCCGACCCGGAGGCTGGCCGCGCCTCGCTCGATGCGGCGCGGGCGAAAAACGAGGCCGCCCGCTCGACCCTTCAGGCACGCGCCGCAGAGCTTGCCGCGCACGATCAGTCACTCGCCGTCGCGCGCGAACGCACCGCCGCGCAGCGCAGCGACATGTCAAACTGGCAGGCCCGTTCGGGCGAAGCCACGCGCCGCCTTTCCGACATGGCCCGCCGATTCAAGGAAATCGAAGAAGAGCGCGCGGTCTTCGCAGCCAAGCCGGAAGGGCTGCTGCGCGAAATCGAACAGGGCGACCAGGTGCGCGAACGGTTGGGCACCGAGTTGGCGAAGGCGGAGCAGGCTGTCGCACAGGCAAACGAGCGCGCGGCCGAAGCTGACAGCGTCTACGCTACTGCCAACGAAGCGCTGGCGGCCGCCCGCGAAAACCGCGCTGGCCTGTCCGAACGGGCAGAGAACCAGGACGGCCGCCGCATCGAAATGGCGCGGATTTCAGGCGAACGCTTTCAGTCGCCCCCGCCCCTGCTCCCCGCAAAATTCGAGTTCGAGGAAACCGAGGTCAAGTCGGCGGACCAGGAAGGCGAGGAAATGGATCGCCTCACCGCCAGCCGCGAGCGTATCGGGCCGGTGAACCTCGTCGCGGCCGAAGAGCTCGAAAGGATCGAGAGCGAGCATGGCTCGAACGCGGCCGAGCAGGAAGAACTGCGCGAAGCCGTCAATCGCCTGCGCGGCTCGATCGGCAGCCTCAACCGCGAAGGGCGTGAGCGATTGCGCGAGGCGTTCGAGCAGGTCAACGATCACTTCAAGCACCTCTTCACGCGTTTGTTCGAAGGCGGCGAAGCGCACCTTGCCCTGATCGACAGCGACGACCCGCTCGAAGCGGGCCTCGAAATCTTCGCCCAGCCGCCGGGCAAGCGCCTCCAGTCGCTCACCCTCTTGTCGGGCGGGGAACAGGCGCTAACGGCCACGGCACTCATTTTCGCGCTGTTCCTGACCAACCCAGCCCCGATCTGCGTGCTCGACGAGGTCGACGCGCCGCTGGACGATGCCAACATCGACCGCTTCTGCGACCTGCTCGACGCCATGGTGCGCGAAACCAACACGCGGTACCTGATCGTCACGCACAACGCCGTGACGATGAGCCGGATGCATCGCCTTTTCGGCGTCACCATGATCGAGAAAGGCATCAGCCGCCTCGTCAGCGTCGACCTTGGCGGGGCGGAAGAACTTCTGGCGGCAGAATAG